The DNA window TATGCTGGGAAGGAACGGATCATCATGGAAACGGGGTTCCTGCCGGTTTGTACCTGTGCAAAATTCAATCTGGTGGAGTTATTGAAACAACTGGACTATGTTTATTGAGATAAAAGCCATAACCGCTGAATGAACCTGCCACAAACGCTTCAAAATGGGCTTGACTGACACTTGTGCAGGTTATTCAGATTGTTAACTGTATACAGGAAAGGTTCATTTGAAAAACATCTTACCTAAGAGCTTAAATGTGGGTGATGTAATAGGTTATTTCTCACCATCATCACCAGCAACAGTATTTGCATCGAAGAGATTTGAGCGTGCTAAGCAATATCTTACAGAAAAGGGATTTCATCTAATTGCTGGGAAGCAAACGAGTAAAAGTGATTTTTATCGTTCTGGAACAATTCAAGAGCGTGCAGCTGAGTTAAATGAGCTAATCCGTAATCCTGAAGTTCGCTGTATCATGTCTACTATTGGAGGAATGAACAGCAATTCACTTCTTCCATATATCGATCACGAAGCATTATCCAAAGATCCGAAGATAATTATCGGTTATTCTGACGTTACAGCTTTGCTGTTAGGTATATATGCTCAGACAGGGCTCGTGACATTCTACGGGCCAGCCCTTGTTGCTTCTTTCGGTGAGTTCCCACCACTTGTTGATGAAACATTCGCTTCTTTCAAAGAGGTACTCTGCCAAGGATGTACAGAACAATATGATTATAAACTCCCCACACACTGGACAGATGAAATGATTGAGTGGACTGAACAAAATGAGGCGAAAAACGTTTACGAAAATAATTGTGAATTCTCAGGAAGTGGTTATATCAGTGGCAGAGTAATTGGTGGTAATCTTGATACGATTCTGGGCATTTGGGGCAGTCCTTATATGCCAGAAATCAATCCGGGCGATATACTGTTCTTAGAAGATGGTCTTAAAGATATTGCAACGGTAGAACGCTTATTTGCATTTCTTAAACTAAATGGTGTATTTGACAGAGTATCGGCTGTCATCTTAGGTAAACATCAACAATTTGATAATAAAGGAACCGACAGACAGCCAATTGATGTACTCAGAGAAATCCTCAATGGTCAGCATGTACCTGTAGTAAATGGCTTTGATTGCTGCCATACACATCCAATGCTGACCTTGCCGATAGGCATTGAGGTCGGTATAGATTTTGAAAAGCAGCAAGTTACTCTTCTACAGCCTTGGGTAGAATCAGCTAACAGCAAAATCAACCAGACGCAGTGAGTTTGATTCCCGGACAGGTTTGTGCCTGCGCTGGTTATTCTAGACATTCGCCCTTAAAGATTGGGTCTTAGTGAATACGAGAGGAAGGGTAATTCATGTCAAGCGGTATTGCGGGAGAAGGAAATCAAATTTGCCGAAAAGCTCTTAATGTAGAAAACGATGATGATCGATAAAAAGAAAATCGTTACCGCCGAACAGCATTATGATCTTCTCGTAAAAGAGGGAAATGATCCAGTTTACGATCCGCCGAAACTGAAGAAATACATGGATCGATATGATGGAGAAACTTTCTTCGAACAACTTGGAGATACCAATGGACGTTGCATTCTGGAAATCGGCATTGGTACCGGCCGTCTGGCTACCAAGGTACTTAAGCTGAGGCCGAAACTGTTGGTTGGAATCGACATATCTGGGAGCGCGCTGGAGAAATGCCGCAAGAATATCGAAAACGCCGAGAACTTAATACT is part of the Candidatus Aegiribacteria sp. genome and encodes:
- a CDS encoding LD-carboxypeptidase, translating into MKNILPKSLNVGDVIGYFSPSSPATVFASKRFERAKQYLTEKGFHLIAGKQTSKSDFYRSGTIQERAAELNELIRNPEVRCIMSTIGGMNSNSLLPYIDHEALSKDPKIIIGYSDVTALLLGIYAQTGLVTFYGPALVASFGEFPPLVDETFASFKEVLCQGCTEQYDYKLPTHWTDEMIEWTEQNEAKNVYENNCEFSGSGYISGRVIGGNLDTILGIWGSPYMPEINPGDILFLEDGLKDIATVERLFAFLKLNGVFDRVSAVILGKHQQFDNKGTDRQPIDVLREILNGQHVPVVNGFDCCHTHPMLTLPIGIEVGIDFEKQQVTLLQPWVESANSKINQTQ